DNA from Equus asinus isolate D_3611 breed Donkey chromosome 17, EquAss-T2T_v2, whole genome shotgun sequence:
CCAACCTGGTGTCCTAGCACCCAGCTCAAtcagcttggggccagtcttagGCCATCACTAGTGTGTGGAGGTGGAAAGAGCCAAGCTCTCgttgccacagggccagcagatTCCCGCCCTCAAACCAGAGACCTAGTTGATCCGTGCTTCAGGAAAGGGGCCTCATAGTTGCTCCTTGGTCACCAAGGCAAGGTCTCCAGGGGTTGCCATGGAGATGAGGTGCCATATTGGTTGGGGGAGACAACCCTCTCGGGAGCAGATACCACCCTGTGGAAGAGCCAGAGACACAGGGAAACCAAATGTTAGAGGAAATGAGAGGAGAGGGATTCGAAAacgcagaggaaggaagagaaagtgacTCACTGTGAAACTCTGTAGTCATCCGGGTCTTAGGAACTGAGAGTTGTGGGTGTGGGtatgtgtgcatgtctgtctaTCTTTCTGTCAAGCTCTCCTTCCACACATAAGGATGAAGCCCTCAGCTGTCACCCACCGACATGTGTCCAGGGTCTGTAGCTCCGCCACCTCAACCCAGCCCCATGAAGCTGAGGTGGCTCCCAGGCAGCGATGGTGGCCAGCTTTCGAGTTGAGAAGTCCTGGGTTCAAGTTCTGCCACTTCCCATTTGTGTGACTTACAGCAAGTCCCGTGGCCTCTCTGCAATGCTATTTCCTCGCCTGCAAAATGGGAAACATAATCCCTGTTCAGCCTTCCTCCAAGGACAGTTTTAAGGTTCCAGTGTTTAATATCTGTGCCCTGAGACAACGTAAGTGCCATCGAGGCAGAGACCACAATTGCCCTGTGCCCTGCTGGACTCCTAGTGCCTCTCAcagagtaagcattcaataacTATTGGGTGAATAAGTAAACGATAGGATGATGGTGAACTCAGCCCCCACCCAGGATGGGACATGAAGCAGGAAAGCTCTTCATGCCTCACTTGTTCCCTTCTGCACGACACTCTCCTCAacgtgtggtccacagaccagcaacagcatcacctgggagcttgtagAAATGCAGAGcctcaggcccaccccagacccactgaatcctAATTTCTGGAGTTGGGACCCAGAAATTTACGTTTTAACGCACTCCTCATGATTCTGATGCTCATCAAAGTTACTGGACACATCAGGGTGAGGGTGACATAGGGTACGAACTTCCACGCCCCCCTTCTTGGGGCATCTACCTCCTACCTGGCACAGGTGTGccttccccagcccacccccaccccttccttgGCCTGCCTGGAGCAGGGGAACATGCAGTGCAGGCTGGCGAGGGCCTGAGGAGGGGAAGAGGCCTTGTCTTCCGGACGGAGAAGGTCTGCCCCCTTCCTGTTTCAGCAAAACCTGCAGATGCTGTGAGGGGATCAGGAGATAAGCTTTGCACGTGCACAAGAGCTTTGCAAAGAGGTCCCTTCCCAACCCAGCCAGCTTCTCTGCACCCCGGCAATGCCCCAGGGGGACAGCCTCACGCCAGGGGTCCCAGGTTCCGCTCCCGTCcatccccctggcctctctgctgAAGTCACTGCCGCCGCCTCCTCGAGGGTCTGAACATTACCCTGAGCTGTTGGGAACACAAAGAAAAGATGAACCTCTGAGATAAGTGCTCATGATAAGAAGTGACATGATAACCCTTGTCCTGGTGCATCTTCTCAGGAGGGCCTGACTCGAGGTACCTAGAAGCAGCTGTTCACACACACGAAGGAGGGATGGGGAGCAGTTATTGAAAGAGGAGGGCTGGGTTGCCAGAGATGTCAAAACAAAAGGCAGGAAGGCCAGATGACAAGTCCGTTACTTGTCCAGAAAAGCCAACAGCTCGTGTCCAGGATCGAGGGAACAGCAGCTGGAACCAGGCTGTGGGCTTCAACTAGTGGCTCAGCcttgggaagaagatggggaCCTGGCCACACCAATAGGAATGGTGGAGTAGGGGGGTGACAAATCCACTCAGCTCTCTGTAGGGCGGTCAACCCTGGGTGCCTGAGGGAACTCTGGGCACCACATTCTGGAAGGCTTGTAAAGAATCGGTGTCTTTTGCAAAGAGCTATCATGTTGTCGTGGGAAGGACAGCTGGAGAAGCAGATGTCCAGCCTAGATAAAGGACAATTTGGAGGAAGCCACAGGAAAATCGTCTTGAAGTACTTAAGAGACCTTGGAGTGGAAGAGAGGGCAGCCTGGACCGTGTGGCCCAGTGAAGAGCAGCTACACTCAGCCCCAGTCCAGGGACGCCTCCCCCTCATCAGGGTGCTGCCCTCGCTCCGGCCACACTCAGCGACGTCCCAGTTGCCAGATGCACTCCCTAGACTGAGGAAGCCCTTACACATCCGCAGCCCCCATCTTCCAAGCCTGGGCCTGCTGGATGCGAGAGTGAGGGCCTGGGTTTGGAGTCAGGAAGCTTCGAGTTCCCGTCCTGTCCCTGCACCTTCCATCCCCTGCTGGTGTCACCCTGTCTCAAATCACAGCCTCTCCCAGCATCAGATTTCCTTGTCGGTCAACCGGGGATGTTGGTCTCTGCCCTGAAGGGTCGTAATGAGCACACATTCACTCACTCAGCGAATGCTTATCTGGCATCTGCTGGTACAGGCTATCACACTCCTGCACGGATGCTCCAGGGGGTTAAACGAGCAACCAGGAGAGGCCCAGTGCTTAGGAAGGGCTCAGTTAGTGCTGCTCGTGGCTGCCTGGACCCACCTATCTCTCTGATCTTGGTGGTGAGCAGAGGACCATGAGATGCAGGCCCCCGACATCTGGGACTGTCAAACCCTCTGACTACAGCACTCTAGGTGCGTGGAGGATGGATGGCTCAGAGAATACCCGATCCCTATCTTCAGCCCTCTGTGGGCACGCGGTTTTCTTCAGTCAGCAGATCTCAGGTTGCATAAATAAGTTGGGGATTGCCCATCCAGCACACTCTGTCCTGTGTGCGTGCACGCAGAGCCCCAGCCAGCCCTCGGGGCAAGGTGGCACCCAGCACCTCCCAGTGCAGACCAGGATCAGTGTGGGGAACAGGCGAGCGAGGCCCACCTGAGGGACAATCATAAGGCGGCTAAGCACGCCGGCTCTGGAACTGCAATCCTAGCTCCTCAATGTgtcgctgtgtgactttgggccagcACCCTAGCCTTtccaagccttggtttccttaccTAGAAAACAGCGAAACTAACTCTTATGACCTGCAGTCAGACAGCCCAGGCGTGGATCCCACCTCCACcacttatttgctgtgtgacttttaCAAGTGtcccagcctctctgtgcctcagtttctttatctgcgaAATGGGAGTAATAACAACAGTACctgtctcacagggttgttgtgaggattaagcgGGTTTGTACACACAGAGCCCTTGAAAGGAGGCCTGGCCCAATAATTGCATGCCCCAGTGGTATAGGCTGGGTTCCTCCAGAGCTGACTCTGACACGAGGATTTTAGTGCAAGCAGTCTGTTCAGAGAATGATCCCAGCAGCCCCTCCAGGGAGGTGGGAAAGTGAGGCAGGCACAGGGAAGAAGCCGAAAGAGTATGCATGAACAACCAGGTGACCTTCATAGACAACTGGGCCTCAGTCCTCCTAGGGGTCTCAGAGGGATCAGAGAGAGGTCCCTCAGCATCCTCCCACATGAGGCCAAGGAGGCTGGGATGGCTGCAGTAGAAAACAGAGGAGTGTAAGGGAAGAGAGTGCCAACAGTGATCGCCACACCAGACTTCTCTGAAAAATTCAGCAGTCTCCTTTGGGCCCCACATGCCACTTATAATGACAACGACAACCGAGCTCAGGAGGGAGTGGAGGGTTCTGGGCCAGCATTCGCTTCATGCCAAGGTTGATCAAGGGTCTCCACCCTTGATTTGAGGGATGTCTGCAAAACGGCTCCCTCTCTCACACCGCCCTGGCGGGGACCTGAGATCATCTTCCGAAGCATTTTAAGCAAGGCCAGGATTTGACCCAACAGGCATCTGAGAACCATCCCTCCAGCTGAGGGAGGacaggagctcaggaagcagggcGCTGAGGGGGCCTGGCGCAGGGCAGCGGGGGTGGGTGGCATGGTGGGTCCTCCAGCAGCCCTGGTAAGGCACACCACGCATGGTTCTGAGGGATGGGCCACCAGGGTCTCCAGGTGGGGACAGGGAATTTAAGGAGCTGAAGGCTGGAAAGCTGGGCGAGGAGGGGTCTGAGGTGCTCCTGCAGTGGGGAGCTGCTCTGCTGGGCAGAAGATTGGGACGAAGCTTCAGTGCGGGGTCTTCCTTGGCCCAGGATTGCAAGGCTGCTGAGCCTGCAGACAGAGCCTCTGAGAAGAGCCAGGGAGGCAGGGACTGATGCATGATTTCAGCACAAGGGTGCGGCTACTTCTGATGACATGGAGGTCCAGTGGAGAAGCCGTGCCATCGCCTTACCCTGAGGGAGGTGCTTTCAACAGGCTGAAGTCATTAGGATGCATTTTGGATGCTGCGTGGCACCAGCCGAGGAGTGAGGGGCATTAAGGGACTCTCAATCCACTTTCCCATCCTCCGGGAACCTTTGTCTAGGatttcctcctcacctcctctctgaTTGCAGTCAAGATACCCTGGAGCTCATCTGACACGCACTCCTGCACAGTGACTCAGCAGGTCGGGGCTGTGCTCAGCCCTGAGGCCCCTGGATGTCTGCCCTggccttcctcctctgccctctgagGACCCCTTGACAATTTCCCAGGCCTTCCCACACCCCCTCAGCTGGAGAAACAAAGGTTTCTAAAAGAAGCCACTGGGACAGCCAGACAGGGACCTGAGTTCCCTGAGGGCCGTCCCCAAGAATAACACTGGAGAAGAGCTGGGATATGGTTGGGCAACTTCCAAGATGTTCTTCCTAAGAAAGACGTGCTGCGAGTGACTCAAATCTCCCTCCTGGGCCTCACGCCAAGGACGGGAGGAGAGAGGTTCACACACTGGGGCAAAGATCGCTGTCTTGGCTGAAAGGAAGCTCAGAGTCAAGCTGGTTCTAGAACTTGGGTAAAAGGGGGGACCTGAGAGGGTAGCAGTGAGGCTGAGGGCCCAGGTGTGCCACAGGACAGAGGTGGTGCGTCTTACGGGTACCTCAACTTCATGCCTCAGTGCTGAAAATGTTGCCAAGAGCCATAGATTGGATACTGAAGCCCAGGATGGGAGACGAAAAGGCAAGAGCATGCACACTTCTATAATTCAAGAGATTTCCATCTCCAGGGTCAGCCAAGCACAGTCACTCTGGCGGTTAGGAATACTCCGACAGGATCATTTTAGATACACTAAACTCGTACAAAATAACCcatattacaaatgaaaaaactgacGCCCAAGAGGGTGGGACCCCTGCCCAACTGCCCAAGAGCGAGTTAGAAGCAAAGTTTCCATCCAGCCTTGCATACGGGCTGCCTGCATCTTTTTTTCAACCCTCTTCTCTCCCGGAAATGGGTCCAGGAAAGGCAAACACAGAGCTCAATCTAGGACTCGCTCATCAACCAAGTAAATGCGCCAAAGCGCTTTGCGCATGCGCCTGGTAAGCCCAGCCCCCTCAGGCCGTCAACCCCGCCCCTCCGCCCATCACCAACATGGCGGCCCCGGCAACAGCCCCTCCTGCCCGGCACTGGCGTGGCGGCTCCTGACGTCATAAGACGGCGCCGGCTGTCCCGGAGGCTGCACGTGGGCTCCGGTCTGGGCACTTTCAGGCTGGGCCATGGATACTCCGCTGAGGCGCAGCCGGCGGCTGGAAGGCCTGAGGCCTGAGTCCCCCGAGAGGTCAGCCTCAGTGTTGCGGGCGAAACGGGCCCTTGTGGAGTTCGACCCGAACCCAGAAGAGACGAGGGAGCCCGGGTCTCCTCGCAGTGCTCTGCCACCCGGCCTGGAGTCCCCCCGGGGTCAGCCGGAGACAAGCCCGGGATCGCCCGGTCTACGGCAGGGGACGGATTTAGGGTCCCCTCGAAAGGAGCCAGAGCCGGGCCCAGGGTCCCCCCAGCATCAGCAAGATCCAGGCCTGGAGTCACCCCGAAGACAGCCGGAGTCGAGTCCAGAACCCCTCCGACTTCAGCCAAAGCCAAGTGGGGGGTCACCCAGGTGCTCCCAGGACCAAGAAGAAGCGGACTCGGAGTTGGCCCAGAGGAAGGAGAAGCTGGCCCCGGGGTCCCCCCGACATCAGCTGCAGCCGGGCCCAGGATCATCAGAGCCTTACCCTGGTCAGCCAGCTCTGGGTCCAGAGCCCTCGCAGCCGCTACAGGAGCTGACACCCCGGTCCCCCGGCTCCCCCTGGGGTCGGCACGAACCGAGCAAGCCACCTGCGGCCGGGGAGCCGAAGAAGCGAAGAGGTTCTTCACCCCAGGCCCCAGCATCCaagaagctgaaggaggaggtTCCTGTAATCCCGAAGGGAAAGCCCAAGTCGGGGCGGGTGTGGAAGGACCGCTCCAAGAAGAGGTGAAGGGGGCCAGCTGGGCTGGGGGGCGTGCAGCTTGGAGACAGCCCCGGGGTTGGAGGTGGGGGTGTCTCACAGAGACAGGTCATTATCATAAGAATGTGGTAAAATGCCGTGTGATCCAGGGGGTGTGAGCCCAGGCCCCCAAAGGTGATTTCTGTGATGCTTCTCCTCCGGTCCCTGTGGACCTCTCCTTTGGCACCTCCTTTGTGTATTCGCTCAACAAGCATCTACCCTGTCTGCCCTCTCCCTAGAGAGAAGCAGGGATCCCTAGGGATGCAGAAGCAAGTGAAGCAGGCATTACTTGATAAAAAGCCCAGAGGTCCTCAGCCACTATTGTCTGTTAATTTGCGCTTGTGATAAAAAGTATATCCTGGGCCCTGAGTCTCTAGGACACTGCTAAGCACTTAAGTAAGGATTGGCCGGGGGAAGGGGTTTTCCCACAGAAAGACCAGCATGCCTTGGAGCTGCGGGTCAGCCCCAGGAGGCCGCAGTGTCAGGATTATCCTGAGTGTACCTATGAGGAAGCCCGGGTGACCAGACCGCCCGAGGGCAGGGGTGAAAGCAGAGAGCCTGCAGAATTAACACGCCTTCAGAGCTGCAGCAGGCCTTGTGCACAAGGGTCAAAGGGCCTTTGGATTCCATTTGGAATCTTTGAGGAAGCAGCTTCAGTGAGTGGTGAGTGAGCCCAGAGACAGTGGAGGCAGCTCCTGCTGCAGGAAGTGGCCCAGCAAAGGAGGATAGGGAGGGAGGCAGTGGAGCTGGGAAGGCCTGGCTGCAGCCCCGCCTTCCCTGCTCATGCCAAATGCCAGCTTCTGCACAGTGCTGCATGGGTGTGCTATCCCCCTTTTCTGAAGGGtggcatttattaagcacctcctGTGCTAAGCACTTCTCGAAACCATGTCATGATTAATCCTCCCACCACTCTTTGGGATGGGAGCGGGTCTTATCCCGATTTAACACGGGCAggtgctgaggcccagagagggaaccTTGCCCAGGGTCTCACAGGTAGTAAGTGTTAGATTCAGGCCTTGCAACCCAAAAATGTCTTCCTTCAGTCTCCAGGTAAAACTGATGCCCTGAAACGGCACTGCCTCAACACCTTAGCCACCAGCCGCGTGTGGCTATTTCAGCTTAAATtgattgaaattaaaaagtttagggggccggcccggtggctcagcgcttaagtgcgcaccttccactttggcagcccggggttcactggttgggatcccgagtgcggacatggcaccgcttgtcaagctatgctgtggcaggcatcccacatataaagtagaggaaaataggcatggatgttagctcagggccagtcttcctcagcaaaaagaggattggcagcagttagctcagggctaatcttcctcaaaaaaagaaatataaaagtttataattcacagggccagcccgtggctgagtggttaagttctcatgttccgcttctccggcccggggttcaccagtttggatcctaggcatggacctacacactgcttgtcaagacatgctgtggcggcattctacgtagaactagaatgacctacaactaggatataaaactgtgtactggggctttggggagggggaaaagcaaaggaagattggcaacagatgttagctcagggccaatcttcctcaccaaaaaaaaaaggaaagaaagaaattcatttcTTCAGTCACACCAaccacatttcaagcactcagCAGCCAGTGTGAGGAATGGCTACCTTATTGGACAGTGTAGACAGACCACTTCCACCATCACAGAAAGCTCTGTTTGACAGCGCTGCTCTAGAAGGATGCAGCATGTGCCCTGTGGCTCTATGTGTGCCCAGCTCCCCTCTGCCTTGTCCCTTCTTGGTTGTCATACTCCGGTTTGGGGTAGGGGAAGTGCATGCTGCAGCTCCCTTCTTCTGTGCTTGGAAGACCAGATCTTCAGCAGCAGGccctgggggatggggagaaggagtGGTGGCGGGTGTGCTGGGATCAAAGGCAGACACAGTCGGGGAGGCAGACCAGCAGAACCAAGCCAAAAAGGGACGGGCCTGGGTGGTTGTGTGCCAGGCTATGTGTGCCAGACTCCTGtgggggaagaaggagggaggacagCCCAGAAGACCCTTCTCCATGGATGTGAGGGGCTCTGCCTGCACACACAGGcttcagaggctggggtgggacCGGCTGACCTACTGTGACAGTTTGGGGCACCATATAATGGACGTGGATGAACAGGAGCTCTTTTGGAAGTCAGGAAATTggtgggggaggtggagaggCCACTCTGAGGGGATCTGCTAAGGAGAAAAGGCCGGTGGGACACCCACACAGGCTTCAGATCACTCCAGGAGAAAGACCTTTCAGAAAAGTGGAGAGCATGGTTGCATGAGCCCCCACGTTCTCTTCCGCATCTTCGCCAGTTCTCAACATTTTCCTGCACTGGCCCCGTCTTAGCCTCTgcgtttttgtctttcttttttttcctggaacatTTTACAGCACATCCTAGATAGATCATTCTACCCATAAATCCTTGCAGGATGCATTCTTACAGAGAGTCTTGTCTCTCCTAGGACTGTCATGTCACTGTCACTCATAGGAAAATCTAGCCTTTCCTGACTTCCCCAAATGCCCACCTCATTTTCACACCCTCCCCTGCCGGGGAGAGAGATTCTGGATCATTACCAAGAACTGTGAGCATCCTCGCTGTCCTGAAATGGAACGGAACGCCCCATCTCCAGAGGCGTTCACGCCCAGGCAACCGCCCTTGGCAGAGCAGCAGAACTATAACAGAGGCCGTGTGGCCTGCACTGTGTGGTCACAGACAGGGATTCGCGTCCTGGCTGCTGTTCACaaggtgaccttgagcaattatttaacctctctgagccctggtttGCTCCTCTATGGAACGGAGAGAACAAGAGTCCCCAGCTCAGAGGCATGTAACCAGGGCTTAAGCAGTGGGAGCCGGCATGATCGGAGCCCTTGCTGCCGCGAGTTTCTGCAGACCTGGAGGGTCGActgcccagcaggcaggcaggcgggGAGGTGATTCTGCCTGGCTTCTGGGGAAGAAGGCCCGGAGCTGgagctgagaggagagggggcGTGGGCACATCCCACAGACTCTGCGAGCACCCGCTTTCCCCATCCAGGTTTTCCCAGATGGTTCAGGACAAGCCCCTGCGCACATCCTGGCAGCGGAAGATGAAGGAGCGGCAGGAGAGGCAGCTGGCCAGGGAGTTTGCCCGGCACCTGGACGAGGAGAAGGAGAGGCGCCGGCAGGTGAGCGGCCGGCCAGCCAGGccgaggcaggaggggaggggacgcTCACGCACGTGCCCAGGGGCAGGCTGGCTTGGCCGAGAGCCATCCTTGAGCCTGAGGGCCCTGACGAGGCAGGGAGCCTGGGCAGAAGCAGAAGTGCGGTCTGGACCACAGGGTGGGGAAGCCCAGTGCAACATCCAGCTGAGCCTGGGTCTCTGTGAGAGGCTCAAGGATGGGGAGGAGGCCCAGGAAGAAACCCCCATGCCTCTCACTGGTGGCAGGAGCACTCAGTGAGATGGGGTCGGGGGTCCTTCCCTGGGACCTGCACAGATGGGAAAGGCCCATCCCGGTATTGCTGCCATCCTTCTCCAAGGAGCGGCTCCCATACGTCAGCCAAGTGGACGGCCCGCATTTTCCTCTGGTTC
Protein-coding regions in this window:
- the CCDC86 gene encoding coiled-coil domain-containing protein 86, which codes for MDTPLRRSRRLEGLRPESPERSASVLRAKRALVEFDPNPEETREPGSPRSALPPGLESPRGQPETSPGSPGLRQGTDLGSPRKEPEPGPGSPQHQQDPGLESPRRQPESSPEPLRLQPKPSGGSPRCSQDQEEADSELAQRKEKLAPGSPRHQLQPGPGSSEPYPGQPALGPEPSQPLQELTPRSPGSPWGRHEPSKPPAAGEPKKRRGSSPQAPASKKLKEEVPVIPKGKPKSGRVWKDRSKKRFSQMVQDKPLRTSWQRKMKERQERQLAREFARHLDEEKERRRQEKKQRRAENLKRRLENERKAEVVQVIRNPAKLKRAKKKQLRSIEKRDTLALLQKQPPQRPAAKV